The Enterococcus rotai genome includes a window with the following:
- a CDS encoding sugar transferase produces the protein MEGKFARIVVNTRQKEGIKSDDKLVDSTLGEKFGQQSVFFCVSKRGLDILGSLLGLILLSPVLLIVAILIKKEDPKGPVVFSQKRVGKSGALFTMYKFRSMCTDAEEQLDDLLEYNEIEGAMFKIKEDPRVTKIGKKIRKTSIDELPQLLNVLKGEMTLVGPRPPLQREVDEYSKRDMLRLSVKPGCTGLWQIRGRNDVHFDEMVEFDLEYIENQSMGNDLKIIFQTIKVMFLSRGAY, from the coding sequence TTGGAGGGAAAGTTTGCAAGGATTGTTGTAAATACGAGACAAAAAGAAGGAATAAAATCAGATGATAAACTTGTTGATTCAACTTTAGGTGAAAAATTTGGACAACAATCTGTATTTTTTTGTGTGTCCAAAAGAGGTTTAGATATTCTAGGTAGTTTATTAGGGCTGATTTTATTGAGTCCAGTACTACTTATCGTTGCGATCCTAATAAAAAAAGAAGACCCTAAAGGACCTGTAGTTTTCTCTCAAAAAAGAGTAGGAAAAAGCGGAGCCTTGTTTACTATGTATAAATTTCGTTCAATGTGTACAGATGCTGAAGAGCAGTTGGACGATTTACTTGAATATAATGAAATTGAAGGCGCCATGTTTAAGATCAAAGAAGATCCTAGAGTAACAAAAATTGGGAAAAAAATACGCAAAACCAGTATTGACGAACTTCCTCAACTTTTAAATGTATTAAAGGGAGAAATGACATTGGTTGGACCTAGACCTCCTTTGCAAAGAGAAGTTGATGAGTATAGTAAACGCGATATGTTGCGCTTGAGTGTAAAACCAGGTTGTACTGGGTTATGGCAAATTAGAGGGCGTAATGATGTTCACTTTGATGAGATGGTGGAGTTTGATTTGGAATATATTGAGAACCAATCTATGGGCAATGATTTGAAGATTATTTTTCAGACGATCAAAGTAATGTTTTTATCTAGAGGGGCATATTAA
- a CDS encoding tyrosine-protein phosphatase has product MIDLHCHILPGIDDGAKTIDDSLDMARMAVKQGITHILCTPHHNNGKYDNPASQVITQVAGLQEELDQRNIPLTLYEGQEVRIGGDLVEQIQKADILFADLANRYILIEFPSNDIPAYTEPLFFKLLEAGHTPIIVHPERNSRFIEEPNRLLPFLEMGVLTQLTAPSYVGVFGKQIERTAKQMVAHNMVYMMASDAHNIEKRGFFMEKAFKAIEKDMGREHVESMQQMAKDILNGDDVQRPEFTAIKSKKFGLF; this is encoded by the coding sequence ATGATTGATCTGCATTGCCATATATTGCCAGGAATTGATGATGGAGCTAAAACGATCGACGATTCACTTGATATGGCAAGAATGGCTGTTAAACAAGGAATCACACATATTTTGTGTACACCTCATCATAATAATGGAAAATATGATAATCCTGCTAGTCAGGTAATTACCCAAGTAGCAGGATTGCAAGAAGAATTAGATCAACGAAATATACCTCTTACCTTGTATGAAGGTCAAGAGGTACGGATCGGTGGAGATCTAGTAGAGCAAATCCAAAAAGCAGATATTTTATTTGCGGATCTTGCGAATCGCTACATTTTAATTGAGTTTCCAAGTAATGATATTCCTGCGTATACAGAGCCATTATTTTTTAAACTGTTGGAAGCAGGTCATACACCAATAATTGTCCATCCAGAACGGAATAGTCGATTTATTGAAGAGCCAAATAGATTGTTGCCGTTTTTAGAAATGGGTGTGTTGACACAATTGACAGCGCCTAGTTATGTTGGTGTTTTTGGCAAACAGATTGAGCGTACAGCGAAACAAATGGTCGCTCATAACATGGTCTATATGATGGCTTCTGATGCCCATAATATTGAAAAGCGCGGTTTTTTTATGGAAAAAGCCTTTAAAGCAATCGAAAAAGACATGGGAAGGGAACATGTTGAATCGATGCAGCAGATGGCTAAAGATATTTTGAATGGAGATGATGTTCAAAGACCGGAATTTACGGCGATTAAAAGTAAAAAATTTGGTTTGTTTTAG
- a CDS encoding CpsD/CapB family tyrosine-protein kinase produces the protein MTNIVRAQKKQKTKAVSLITLADKSSPISEQYRTIRTNIQYAMVDRDLKTLVITSSGPSEGKSTTSANLAIVFANSGKRVLLVDADMRKPTVAKTFSLDNARGLSTLLGSRETVLHQVVQNSGVDNLFLMTSGPKPPNPSELLDSRRMKELIQELKQQYDLVIFDMPPVVAVTDAQIVASKSDGTILVVRENVSKKDSLLKAKSLMELVNANILGVVYNGSKNIEDQGYYYGS, from the coding sequence ATGACAAATATAGTGAGAGCTCAAAAAAAACAGAAAACAAAAGCAGTGAGTTTAATTACTTTAGCTGATAAATCATCACCAATTTCAGAACAGTATCGAACGATTCGCACGAATATCCAATATGCGATGGTGGATAGAGATTTGAAAACCTTAGTAATTACTTCGTCTGGCCCAAGTGAAGGGAAATCAACAACCTCTGCTAATCTGGCTATTGTGTTTGCCAATTCAGGTAAACGAGTCTTATTAGTAGATGCAGATATGCGTAAACCTACAGTAGCGAAAACATTTTCACTAGATAATGCGCGTGGGCTAAGTACTTTGTTAGGTAGCCGTGAAACCGTCTTGCATCAAGTTGTCCAGAATTCTGGGGTAGATAATTTATTTTTGATGACGAGTGGACCTAAACCACCCAATCCTTCAGAGTTATTAGATTCAAGAAGAATGAAAGAGCTGATTCAAGAATTGAAACAGCAATATGATTTGGTTATCTTTGATATGCCACCAGTCGTAGCTGTAACGGATGCGCAGATTGTAGCATCAAAATCAGACGGTACAATTTTGGTAGTCCGAGAAAATGTGTCAAAGAAAGATTCACTACTAAAAGCTAAAAGTCTAATGGAACTAGTGAATGCAAATATTCTTGGCGTTGTGTACAATGGATCAAAAAATATAGAAGATCAAGGATATTACTATGGTTCATAA
- a CDS encoding YveK family protein, which translates to MEETISLQELIGVLKKHIGLIIVSMFLGLGVAGILTYFVITPKYSSQAQLIVRLPQNETTNVNDINGNLQMINTYKDLIKSDTVMTEVQQRMKTEQDNDLSVEALKASVSVNQSQNSQMFSIVSKVTDPLVAQNIANQTALVFQEQAKDMLNVDKITIISAATANMNQVSPNDKINLLIGLAVGIMFGIALAFILELFDKTIKDDSFVEEDLGFTILGVVPNMTAKELNAKVIRTPSPVEKFAGESRTVNREIPRTTETPNSKSDTSTPPIRRSRPRV; encoded by the coding sequence ATGGAAGAGACAATCAGTTTACAAGAATTAATCGGAGTATTAAAAAAACATATTGGTTTGATTATTGTTAGTATGTTCTTAGGGTTAGGCGTTGCTGGAATATTAACCTATTTTGTGATTACACCTAAATATAGCTCTCAGGCGCAATTAATCGTACGATTACCGCAAAATGAAACAACCAACGTGAATGATATTAATGGAAACTTGCAAATGATCAACACATATAAAGATTTGATCAAAAGTGACACCGTAATGACTGAAGTACAGCAGCGAATGAAAACGGAGCAAGACAATGATTTGTCTGTGGAAGCTTTAAAAGCCAGTGTATCAGTAAATCAATCGCAAAATTCACAGATGTTTTCGATTGTTTCTAAAGTGACGGACCCGCTTGTAGCCCAAAATATCGCGAATCAAACGGCTTTAGTTTTCCAAGAACAGGCAAAAGATATGCTAAATGTTGATAAGATTACGATTATATCTGCAGCCACAGCAAATATGAATCAAGTTTCACCCAATGATAAAATCAACCTGCTGATTGGACTTGCGGTTGGGATTATGTTTGGTATAGCATTAGCCTTTATTTTAGAACTATTCGATAAAACAATCAAAGATGATAGCTTTGTAGAAGAAGATCTTGGCTTCACTATCTTAGGTGTTGTACCTAATATGACTGCCAAGGAATTGAATGCAAAAGTAATTCGTACCCCATCACCGGTTGAAAAATTTGCTGGTGAGTCTAGAACCGTAAATCGAGAAATACCTAGAACTACAGAAACGCCAAATAGCAAATCAGATACTTCTACGCCACCAATCCGTAGAAGTCGTCCTAGAGTTTAA
- the dapF gene encoding diaminopimelate epimerase, whose amino-acid sequence MEISMQKVHGSENDFFLIDETQLERPFTDQEIDELRLSLCDRQTGLLNGADGLLLVEDVIGGESLAKMRVINSDGSEASMCGNGLRTVARYLAEKYERDSFTVETMFADLKVRRAPNLAEKIATYQVEISPVRFEAEAIPMRTKNNTIINEVISELSSDLKFSVVAVPNPHLIAFVDHQTLMGDEFERIATYVNGDNPIFSDGINVSFVEVLGGNNIFVRTFERGVGFTSACGTAMCASSLMYVLLYEGGFGDTITVKNTGGMVKTVVHEENSDGYWMELIGNATITHQLSGTLSDLTEAHFEKVNVKETTEQADYEVFLKSIK is encoded by the coding sequence ATGGAGATATCGATGCAAAAAGTTCATGGATCTGAAAATGATTTCTTTTTAATAGATGAAACGCAATTAGAACGCCCCTTTACTGATCAAGAAATCGACGAATTGCGGCTGAGTTTATGTGATAGACAAACAGGCTTGCTTAATGGAGCAGATGGATTGTTACTTGTGGAAGATGTAATCGGTGGCGAGTCACTCGCTAAGATGCGTGTAATCAATAGTGACGGAAGTGAAGCAAGCATGTGTGGGAACGGCTTACGGACTGTAGCTAGGTATTTAGCTGAGAAATATGAGCGAGACTCCTTTACTGTGGAAACAATGTTTGCAGATCTTAAAGTGCGCCGAGCACCAAATCTGGCGGAAAAAATAGCGACCTATCAAGTCGAAATTTCACCTGTTCGTTTTGAAGCTGAAGCGATTCCCATGAGAACTAAAAATAATACGATCATCAACGAAGTGATTTCAGAATTATCCAGCGATCTAAAATTTTCCGTGGTAGCAGTACCTAATCCTCATTTAATTGCTTTTGTAGATCATCAAACGCTTATGGGAGATGAATTTGAACGAATAGCAACTTATGTAAATGGCGATAACCCGATTTTTTCTGACGGCATCAATGTAAGCTTTGTAGAGGTTTTAGGGGGAAATAATATTTTTGTCCGAACCTTTGAACGTGGTGTTGGTTTTACTAGTGCTTGTGGAACCGCCATGTGTGCAAGCAGCTTAATGTATGTATTACTGTATGAAGGAGGATTTGGAGATACTATTACTGTCAAAAATACCGGTGGTATGGTAAAAACAGTGGTACATGAAGAAAATTCAGATGGTTATTGGATGGAATTGATTGGAAACGCAACTATTACACATCAATTATCTGGTACATTATCTGATCTCACAGAAGCTCACTTTGAAAAGGTGAACGTAAAAGAGACAACAGAACAAGCAGATTACGAAGTATTTTTAAAATCTATAAAATAA
- a CDS encoding superoxide dismutase has product MTYTLPDLPYAYDALEPHIDVETMHLHHDKHHNTYVTNLNAAIDKHPELGTKSVEALIADMDSIPEDIRTAVRNNGGGHANHSFFWEIMAPNAGGAPTGEIKEAIDAAFGSFDKLKEEFKTAATGRFGSGWAWLVLNNGKLEVTSTPNQDSPLMDGKTPVLGLDVWEHAYYLNYKNVRPDYIDAFWNLVNWDEVNKRYAAAK; this is encoded by the coding sequence ATGACTTACACTTTACCAGATTTACCTTATGCTTATGATGCATTGGAACCTCATATTGATGTAGAAACAATGCATTTACACCATGACAAACACCACAACACTTATGTGACGAACTTAAATGCAGCAATCGACAAACATCCTGAACTAGGAACTAAATCAGTAGAAGCGTTGATCGCAGATATGGATAGTATCCCTGAAGATATTCGTACAGCAGTGCGTAATAACGGTGGCGGACATGCTAACCATTCATTCTTCTGGGAAATCATGGCACCAAACGCTGGTGGCGCACCAACCGGCGAAATCAAAGAAGCAATCGACGCCGCTTTTGGCAGTTTCGATAAATTAAAAGAAGAATTTAAAACAGCTGCAACTGGCCGCTTTGGTTCAGGTTGGGCATGGTTAGTGTTAAATAACGGCAAACTAGAAGTTACATCAACTCCTAACCAAGACTCACCTTTAATGGACGGTAAAACACCTGTTTTAGGTTTAGATGTTTGGGAACATGCTTACTATCTAAATTACAAAAACGTACGTCCAGATTATATCGATGCATTCTGGAATCTTGTTAATTGGGATGAAGTTAACAAACGCTACGCAGCAGCAAAATAA
- a CDS encoding DUF1189 domain-containing protein, whose amino-acid sequence MNSFTLFKRSLFQITELNQAKKMPFWKVILYVVFLSIILALPITKQIFSIMQDIKNDGQKIAAKLPEFEITNGKLHAASNAEGFIYQTNSIIFTFDPDGKRTLSDVTADSVGNAVSLGFLQDEFVIALPNSGAADSLLGANQFEVPYAKGALDGLNSQDLKQGLDEASVPFWIKLIVFVFTLYPTFINLIINLLMITIGANLYSKIRLYKLRFIDCLKITTYSATLPVIVSSVLHFINQSFDDSFLIVFASLLIFFFALRNEERQIPPLA is encoded by the coding sequence ATGAACTCATTCACTCTATTTAAACGCTCATTATTTCAGATAACAGAGCTCAATCAAGCAAAAAAAATGCCCTTTTGGAAAGTTATTTTATATGTTGTTTTCCTAAGTATCATTCTTGCTCTGCCAATCACAAAACAAATTTTCTCTATTATGCAAGACATAAAAAATGATGGACAAAAAATCGCTGCAAAACTACCTGAATTTGAAATTACAAACGGCAAGTTGCACGCAGCAAGTAATGCTGAAGGTTTCATTTACCAAACAAATTCAATCATTTTTACTTTTGATCCAGATGGAAAGCGTACGCTTAGTGACGTTACAGCTGATTCGGTTGGCAATGCAGTTAGTTTAGGGTTTTTACAAGATGAATTTGTCATCGCTTTACCAAACTCAGGTGCTGCTGATTCATTATTAGGCGCTAATCAATTTGAAGTTCCTTACGCTAAAGGCGCATTAGATGGTTTAAATAGTCAAGATTTAAAACAGGGTTTGGATGAAGCTAGTGTCCCTTTTTGGATAAAGCTAATCGTTTTTGTTTTCACTTTATATCCAACTTTCATCAACCTGATCATTAATTTACTTATGATCACTATTGGAGCAAATCTTTATAGCAAGATTCGCCTGTACAAATTACGCTTTATAGATTGCTTGAAAATCACGACTTATAGCGCAACATTGCCTGTAATAGTTAGTAGTGTTCTTCATTTTATCAACCAATCCTTTGATGATAGTTTTTTGATTGTTTTCGCTTCTTTATTGATTTTCTTTTTTGCTCTTCGAAACGAAGAGCGACAAATACCTCCTTTAGCTTAG
- the ispG gene encoding flavodoxin-dependent (E)-4-hydroxy-3-methylbut-2-enyl-diphosphate synthase: MGELTHRKNTRQVKLGDLTIGGSDELFIQSMCTTKTHDVEGTVAQIKRLEEAGCQIVRVAVPDEAAADALGAIKKQISIPLVADIHFDYRLALKAIDQGVDKIRINPGNIGRKDRVEKVVTACKAKSIPIRIGVNAGSLEKKFLQQYGYPTVEAMVASAVEHIKILEDLEFYDIIVSLKASDVNLAIDAYTLASQTFDYPLHLGITEAGTKFSGGMKSAAGLGALLSRGIGNTCRVSLSADPVEEIKVAKEVLKAFGLASNAATLISCPTCGRIEIDLIPIANEIEEYIEKIKAPIKVAVLGCAVNGPGEAREADIGIAGGNGKGMLFKKGKIIRTVPEEIMVDELKKEVDILAAAYARGEKI, from the coding sequence ATGGGAGAATTGACCCATCGCAAAAATACGCGCCAAGTGAAGCTTGGCGATTTAACTATTGGTGGAAGTGATGAATTATTTATTCAAAGCATGTGTACGACAAAAACACATGACGTTGAAGGAACTGTCGCTCAAATCAAACGCTTGGAAGAAGCCGGCTGTCAGATCGTTCGTGTAGCCGTTCCGGATGAAGCTGCCGCTGATGCGTTAGGTGCAATCAAAAAGCAGATTTCGATTCCTTTGGTTGCTGATATTCATTTTGACTATCGTTTAGCATTAAAAGCAATTGACCAAGGTGTTGATAAAATTCGGATCAACCCAGGAAACATCGGACGCAAGGATCGTGTAGAAAAAGTTGTTACAGCATGTAAAGCCAAAAGTATCCCTATTAGAATCGGTGTCAACGCTGGCTCATTGGAAAAGAAATTTTTGCAACAATATGGTTATCCGACGGTGGAAGCTATGGTTGCCAGTGCTGTGGAACATATTAAAATCCTTGAAGATCTGGAATTTTATGATATTATCGTCTCACTAAAAGCCAGTGATGTTAATTTAGCGATTGACGCCTATACTTTAGCTTCTCAAACATTTGATTATCCACTACACTTAGGGATCACTGAAGCAGGAACAAAGTTCTCTGGTGGAATGAAATCTGCTGCTGGACTTGGCGCACTACTTTCCCGTGGCATCGGCAACACTTGTCGTGTATCTTTGTCTGCTGATCCTGTAGAAGAAATAAAAGTGGCAAAAGAGGTGCTAAAGGCTTTCGGTTTAGCCAGTAATGCAGCAACCTTAATTTCTTGCCCAACATGTGGACGAATTGAGATTGATTTAATTCCAATTGCGAACGAGATTGAAGAGTATATCGAAAAAATCAAAGCACCCATCAAAGTGGCCGTTTTAGGTTGTGCTGTTAACGGACCTGGCGAGGCTCGCGAAGCGGATATTGGCATTGCTGGCGGAAACGGAAAAGGCATGCTTTTCAAAAAAGGGAAGATCATTCGAACAGTTCCTGAAGAAA